attgtcttttctccattgtgtattcttgcctcctcttaATTTTGAACATGGTATTagaaaatgttctagtttcattcttttacatttagctgtccagttttctcagcaccatttattaaagagactgtcttttctccattgtctattcttgcctcctctgtcaaagattagttgaccacaactaatgggtttatttctgggctctctattctgttccactgatttatgtgtctgtttttgtgccagtaccatattgttttgattactgcagctttgtagtatagtctgaagtcagggagcatgattcctccagctctgttctcctttctcaacgttgttttagctatttgggctcttttttgtttccatacaaatattaaaatttgttctagttctgtgaaaaatgcccttagtattgtgatagggattgcactgaatctgtggattgcctttggtagtatggtcattttaacaatattaattcttccattccatgaaAAACACGGTACACCTTTCCAACGGTTTGtgtcttatttctttcatcagtgtcttatagttttccagtacaggtcttttacctccttaggtagatttaccATCTTAATTATTTCTAAGTGTGCAGTACAGTGGTATTAACTATATGCATATTGTTGTGCAGCTGATCTCTaggactttttcatctttcaaaactgaaactctatatccattgaacaattcccttttcccctctccctagcccctggcaatcaccattctactaaGAGTTTGACAACTTTAGATATctcatagaaatggaataatgcagtatttgtctttttgtggggTCATGTTCATTTTCAAGGCTTTTGAAATGCAGTGCTAAACTGGCTTCCCAAAAGGTTGTGATAATTTACACTTTGACTGAAAATATGAGTGTCCATCTGGGCTACACTTTCTCTGTTGCTTAGAATCCATCCTTTGTTTCAATTCTTGCCCAATCCTTAGAGGAACAAAAGGAGTGGGtttgaacacattttcttttggaTAGGCCATTGTCCTATCCTAAATCCTAGCTGAAATACTTGCTAgggcacttactagctgtgtgaccttggagaagtcacaaactctctgtgcctctgttcccttatttgtaaaatggggacaataatagtatattattatatattcacaTTATTATACGTACTTATTATGAGGAATACATGAGTTAATAAATGTGAAGCTCTATGAACAGTGCCTGTAATATAAGTCCAGAAGAGAGGTAGTTATTATTGTCTTTGTTATTATTAGACTGTACAAGATATCTGCTGTCAAAGTACTTAGCTACCATTTTGTCCAGTCTTTGATAATCTAATGAAAAACGATAGCCAGCtatttcaatttgtaaaattattgtaaatagttataaaattgtaattttaaaattatcgaTTATCAGTGAACTTGAACATTTCCCTTTGTTTATATTGGCTATTTATACTTCCATCACGATTTCCCTTTTCAAAGCTCTGTGGCAAACAGGAGCTTACTTGATCTTCCTAACAAGCTTCTGAATCAAGAAGGCGGCAATCAGGcgatggggattgacatgtatacaatgatgagtataaaattgatgactaataagaacctgctgtataaaaaaaaagtgatcaaatgTATTCTATTGGAAAGAAGCAAAACTAGACCATGTTTACAgtctaaattatataataataataataataaaagaaggcaGCAATCATCCCTACTTTCCGAATTGAAAACTGGGGTTCAGAGAGTTACAATTCTAGTCCCAGGTTTCAGATATCACCTTTCAAAGCCTAGCGTCTGTCCCAGAAAGTATTCCCGGGAAAAGCTTTTGTTACTGGTACCCACCCGCCTCtgccccagctccagctccagctccagctccagctccagctccagcaccGATGCGGGGCGTCCAGACACGCTCTCTGCGCAGGCGCGGCCCTTCCTGTGGGCGGGGCCTCGGCGCGCCGGCCAGCCCTCCGCCTCCCGGCCCCGCCCAATCCGAGGCGCGGAAGGCTCGTACTGCAGGCTGGGAGGTAGGGGAAGGCGGGGGTTCTACCTTGGGCCTTTGACCCGGGAGGGAAGGCCCCGACTACCGAGCGCCGCCCGCCTCCAGCCGCCGTTTTGCACTGGGAGTGGGCGGCGGCGGGAGGGAAGCTCTCCTGGGGCCGGGCTTGGGCCCGGGCGGGGCGGTGGCGGAGGGCGGGCCCCTCGGGCCGAGCGGGCCGTAACCTtctgggagggcagaggtgggaaAGCCCTGGTCCGGAGGCTGGCGGCCGCGCGAGCCTTGGGCTCCTCGCCAGCCCGCTTCGAGACTTCGGCCGGTCGGTCCCTCTGGGCCGCGGTGTCCTCGTAATTCTGGCAGTCCCACGCTGGATGCAGCGCGCTACAGTGTAGGAAACCGTTCACAGGGCTCTTCGCATTTGGTGCTCACACGGCAGCTCGTGGGAGGGGGCCAGGGGATGGACTGTTGTCCCATTGTGCAGACGgagaaaactaaagctcaaaGTGGGGAGGAGATTTGCCTAGAGACACCCAGCGAGGTGGTGGCAGTGGGACTTAGGTCTTACTCCTCCAGTGCAGCGCCCTTTCCCCCGGGCCCCTCTGCCTCCCCTGCCAAAGGAAGGGGCTGAGGTAGGGCATTAGTGAATGGAAGTTCTTtcgttcattctttttttgtttttagatctgCCTTCTTCTGTACCATCCAGGTCAGAGCTGACTAAGAAGTATACAGAAGCCAAGTCATGGATCCACCTGCACGTAAAGAAAAGTCCAAAGTTAAAGAGGCTGTCAGCAGAGTTGAGAAGGCCAAGCAGAAATCAGCCCAGCAGGAGCTGAAGCAAAGACAGAGAGCAGAGGTGAGAGTAAGGAGGGCCTGTATACCTGTAGTCTGCTGGAGATGATGCCGGTatagagagatacagagaggAGAGCTGTGACGGGGAGCCCTACCTGCCTCCAGCCAATCCAGCCAAAACAGGTGTTCTCCCAGGTTTCCAGAGGAGATCGCTGAGGCTCACATGGTGAGGTGGCAGCCCAGAGTCACATGCCAAGTTTCAGAACCCCGACCAGTACCAGATAGTCTCCAGATGACTCCTGGTGCAGAGCTTTTGTGGTAGGAcctgagggaaggaagaaaggaaaaagagaagggacATGTAAGGGAGGGGTCCTgtaagggagtgagagagagcaAGTGTCAGACACCCTAGTACAAATGTCCTGGATTTGGCCTGGAGAGTTGCTCCTCCTAATTGGGCAGTAGAGGCCCAAGCTCTACACCCAACACTGTGTTCCTTTGTTCAGTCGGCACTTAAAAATCAAGCTGACTGTTTacgtgaatattttattttagcatttaataTCAGGAAAAAGCTTACTGCAGTCTTccctctttctatttcttttgcttttgcttgtttcttttctttccttttttttagaaatttaaaaatacagaaaagcagaaTATTATAACAAACACCTGGGTACTCAGCACCCCAGATTGGTAGtgtttaacattttgccatatttgcctGGAgtcttttttaaataagataaataaaaattatagggcttccctggtggcgcagtggttgagaatccgcctgccgatgcaggggacacgggttcgtgcgccggtccgggaggatgccacatgccgcggagcagctgggcccgtgagccctggccgctgagcctgcgcgtccggagcctgtgctccgcaacgggagaggccacaacagtgagaggcctgtgtaccgcaaaaaaaaaaaaaaaaattacatgaatatTTGAAGTcccctttctccatttccttttcccctccctatgggcaaccactattttttttttatacttttacccatgtgggatcttcccggaccggggcacagaacccgtgtcccctgcatcggcaggcggattctcaaccactgcgccaccagggaagccctaaaatgttcttttgtgttttaaaatcttacattAAACTAATTCCAcgtgttttattttgcattttgtttatgttttttagaaCTATTCATGTTAATGTAAGAATCTAGTTTATTCCTCATCACTGCTAATAGTAGTCTAGTTTATGAATCCACTTCAGTATATTTACCCCATCCTCCAGTAATGgatgtttaaataatttataggggtttttttttttgctgttacaaCCAATGCTGTAGTGAAAAACTTTTAGATGTCTCCTTGGGCACCTGTGCTGGAATTCCTGAAGGGTATATATAGCTAGAAGTAGAATTATTGGGTACATTTTCAAGTTTACTAGACGTTACCAAATTGTTTTCAGAGAGATTGTACAAGTTTGCACCTGCATTAGCAGTGTGAGAGAGTTCTCATTCCTCACTTCTTTTCCAATGCTTAATAGTGTCagactttaaatttttgttaatctGATCCATTCACTCACAATATTGAACtgctactacatgccaggcactgttgtaggaACAGAGGAGTCCCTGCCTTTATGGAACGTGCATTCAGTGGGGGAGGCCGACATAAACATAATAAGTAAACTTAATAGTGTGTTTGAAATTAATCCATAAACTGAAATCTGTCTTTGGATTAAGGCAGACTGTCTGAGAGCTGTGGATCTGGGTTCTAACAGATTGTGCCCCTCTTTCCTTCACCTCCCCATCCTCACCTGGACACAGGCCCCCAGACAGTTTTACTGCTGAGCGCTTTGGTGAAAGTTGGAGGGCTGCTGTAAGaaacagccctaggaaactgtcCTTTGTGCACACTGCAGTGATAATGTTGTTGAGGACATTGTTCATGTGTTTACTGACACCCTGCCGGTGAGGTTCCACAGGTTACATTTACTTGTCTGACTTCAAACCCCAACTCCCCATAAATTCCAGTTCTTCCCGAGTCACCTTGGAcaagatacttaacctctctgaacctcagctcttCAGTTCCTTTttggtaaaatgaggatgataacatCAATTACACAGGATTGTTGTAAGGAATAGAAATGTTGTATGTAAAGCACgtaggacagtgcctggcccagagaaAGCGCTCAAAAATGGCAGCGATTGATTGTTATCAAgagtcactgtgttttcattgtgcGGACTTGAAGTTGAATTGTGCTGATTTGCCAAGATGTCATGCCAGACTTGCACTGTCGTTGCAGCTGGCACTGTTGAGTTCCTCAGATGTGCCAGGCACATGCATCACCACGTGTAATCCTCACACCAGGGTATATTATTGTTGCTCCCACTCTGACCTTTGTAAATCCTTCCTGGAATAAGGAAGGGAGATACAACTTACATGACCTTGTGAGGTAGAAAGTATTAGCCTCATTTCAAGTGAAGTGTTGTGACCAGAATTCCTAGGTAGTAAGGGATTGAGGGGCAGTACTGCCATCGAAACAGGTCTCTCCTGCTCCCTGCTTTGCCCCACAGTTGCCTTGCTGTTTTGTCTGTGTTGCCTGGAATGCAGTTTCCTAAGATAGGAATGTGACAAGAGCCCTTGTGGGGAGGCGGAGACACAGTTTCCCTTCAGTTCTGTATAGATGCCACATTCCAGAAAGTGAGATGAGAAGGAGAGATGAGAGGGGTGAATGGGAACAGAGGCCCATTTGGCAGTTGAAGCAGCATTTGGCACTGTTGGTGATCCTCTCCTTGAAAGTGTCATTCCTTGGCTTGGACCCTTGACCCATTTTGagtctctcctttctctgcttaATGTATTACTTAATATATTct
This sequence is a window from Physeter macrocephalus isolate SW-GA chromosome 3, ASM283717v5, whole genome shotgun sequence. Protein-coding genes within it:
- the SVBP gene encoding small vasohibin-binding protein; its protein translation is MDPPARKEKSKVKEAVSRVEKAKQKSAQQELKQRQRAEIYALNRVMTELEQQQFDEFCKQMQPPGE